In one Cronobacter dublinensis subsp. dublinensis LMG 23823 genomic region, the following are encoded:
- a CDS encoding type B 50S ribosomal protein L31 produces the protein MKPAIHPHYRTVVFHDTSANEYFKVGSTIKTEREIELDGETFPYVTIDVSSASHPYYTGRQKTITTEGSAARFQQRFGRFFNDKKA, from the coding sequence ATGAAACCAGCAATCCACCCCCATTACCGCACCGTGGTCTTCCACGACACCAGCGCCAACGAATATTTCAAAGTAGGCTCGACCATTAAAACCGAGCGCGAAATCGAGCTCGACGGCGAGACGTTTCCGTACGTGACGATTGATGTGTCGTCGGCCTCGCACCCGTACTACACCGGGCGCCAGAAGACCATCACCACCGAGGGCAGCGCCGCACGCTTCCAGCAGCGCTTTGGCCGTTTCTTTAACGATAAAAAGGCGTAA
- the ykgO gene encoding type B 50S ribosomal protein L36 encodes MQVLNSLRSAKARHPDCQIVRRKGRLYVICKSNPRFKAVQGRKKRR; translated from the coding sequence ATGCAGGTGCTCAATTCACTGCGCAGCGCGAAAGCGCGCCATCCTGACTGTCAGATAGTCAGACGCAAAGGCCGGTTATATGTGATTTGCAAATCCAATCCGCGCTTTAAAGCGGTGCAGGGCAGGAAGAAAAGAAGATAA
- a CDS encoding YlaC family protein: MTEIQRLLTATIDRLNKEEKRDNRPRFSISFIRKHPGLFIAMYLGWFATLAVMLQSETLAGSVWLLVVLFALLNGFFFFDVNPRYHYEDIDVLDLRVCYNGEWYNTRDVPESLVSEIQTSPRITPEQKAQLAKMLARKKTLSFYDIYSLDKHAGSATTPVKTATASQAH, encoded by the coding sequence ATGACTGAAATCCAGCGACTGCTGACGGCCACCATTGACCGACTCAACAAAGAAGAGAAGCGCGACAACCGTCCGCGCTTTAGCATCAGCTTTATCCGCAAGCATCCGGGGCTGTTTATCGCCATGTACCTGGGGTGGTTTGCGACGCTTGCGGTGATGCTCCAGTCGGAAACGCTGGCAGGCTCGGTCTGGCTGCTGGTGGTGCTGTTCGCGCTACTGAACGGCTTTTTCTTTTTCGACGTCAACCCACGCTATCACTACGAAGATATCGACGTTCTCGACCTGCGCGTGTGCTACAACGGCGAGTGGTATAACACCCGCGACGTGCCGGAGAGCCTGGTGAGCGAGATCCAGACCTCGCCGCGCATCACCCCAGAGCAAAAAGCGCAGCTTGCGAAAATGCTGGCCCGCAAAAAAACGCTCTCGTTCTATGACATCTACTCGCTCGATAAACACGCGGGTAGCGCCACAACGCCCGTGAAGACCGCCACAGCGTCACAGGCGCACTAA
- the maa gene encoding maltose O-acetyltransferase, which produces MSEEKRKMIAGELYCPSDPQLREDRLRARHLLHEYNHSAPDAKARRQEILETLLGAAGNAYIEPTFRCDYGYNIYLGENFYANFDCVILDVCPVRIGDNCMLAPGVHIYTATHPLDPTERNSGLEFAKPVTIGNNVWIGGRAIINPGVTLGDNVVVGSGAVVTQSVEANCVVVGNPARVVRRL; this is translated from the coding sequence ATGAGCGAAGAGAAACGCAAAATGATTGCGGGCGAGCTGTATTGCCCGAGCGACCCACAGCTGCGTGAGGATCGTCTGCGCGCCAGACATCTGCTGCATGAATACAATCACAGCGCGCCGGATGCGAAAGCGCGCCGCCAGGAGATCCTGGAAACGCTGTTAGGCGCGGCGGGAAATGCGTACATTGAGCCCACGTTCCGCTGCGATTACGGTTACAACATTTATCTCGGCGAGAACTTCTACGCCAATTTCGACTGCGTGATCCTCGACGTCTGCCCGGTGCGGATCGGTGATAACTGTATGCTGGCACCCGGCGTGCATATTTATACCGCCACGCATCCGCTGGACCCGACCGAGCGCAACAGCGGGCTGGAGTTCGCGAAGCCGGTCACCATCGGCAATAATGTCTGGATTGGCGGGCGCGCCATTATCAATCCCGGCGTCACGCTTGGCGACAACGTCGTCGTCGGCTCCGGCGCCGTGGTGACGCAGTCGGTGGAAGCCAACTGCGTCGTGGTCGGTAATCCGGCGCGCGTTGTTCGCCGCCTTTGA
- a CDS encoding HHA domain-containing protein — translation MTTKPLTKTDYLMRLRRCQTIDTLERVIEKNKYELPDNELAVFYSAADHRLAELTMNKLYDKIPTSVWKFVR, via the coding sequence ATGACGACCAAACCATTAACCAAAACCGATTATTTAATGCGACTGCGACGCTGTCAGACAATTGATACGCTTGAGCGTGTGATTGAAAAAAATAAATATGAATTGCCCGACAACGAACTGGCGGTATTTTATTCAGCAGCGGATCATCGTCTGGCTGAACTGACCATGAATAAGCTTTACGATAAAATCCCAACGTCCGTGTGGAAATTTGTTCGTTAA
- the tomB gene encoding Hha toxicity modulator TomB, whose product MDEYSPKRHDMAQLKFLCESLYHDCLATLGENQHGWVNDPTSAVNLQLNDLIEHIASFALNYKIKHEEDAALIEQLDEYLDDTFMLFSNYGINAQDLQKWRKSGNRLFRCFVNASRENPVSLSF is encoded by the coding sequence ATGGACGAATACTCACCAAAACGGCATGATATGGCGCAGCTTAAATTTCTGTGTGAAAGCCTGTATCATGATTGCCTCGCCACGCTCGGCGAAAACCAGCATGGCTGGGTTAACGACCCCACATCCGCCGTTAACCTGCAACTGAACGATCTGATTGAGCACATTGCCAGCTTCGCGCTTAATTATAAAATTAAGCATGAAGAGGATGCCGCTCTCATTGAACAATTGGATGAATATCTGGACGATACCTTTATGCTTTTCAGCAATTACGGTATCAATGCGCAAGATTTGCAAAAATGGCGCAAGTCCGGAAACAGACTTTTCCGGTGTTTCGTAAACGCCAGCCGGGAGAATCCTGTGAGCTTGTCTTTTTAA
- the acrB gene encoding multidrug efflux RND transporter permease subunit AcrB, which yields MAKFFIDRPIFAWVIAIIIMLAGGLSIMKLPVAQYPSIAPPAVTVNATYPGADAKTVQDTVTQVIEQNMNGIDGLMYMSSTSDSSGTVQITLTFESGTDADIAQVQVQNKLQLAMPLLPQEVQQQGVSVEKSSSSFLMVLGLINTDGSMTQEDIADYAGANIKDPVSRTAGVGDVQLFGSQYAMRIWLDPNKLNNFQLTPVDVISAIKAQNAQVAAGQLGGTPPVKGQQLNASIIAQTRLTSAEEFSKILLKVNQDGSQVRLKDVAKVELGGENYDVIARYNGQPAAGLGIKLATGANALDTAEAVRKTIADLQPFFPAGLKVVYPYDTTPFVKISIFEVVKTLVEAIVLVFLVMYLFLQNFRATLIPTIAVPVVLLGTFAILAAFGYSINTLTMFGMVLAIGLLVDDAIVVVENVERVMVEEGLPPKEATRKSMGQIQGALVGIALVLSAVFIPMAFFGGSTGAIYRQFSITIVSAMVLSVIVAMILTPALCATMLKPVAKGDHGEGKKGFFGWFNRMFDKSTHHYTDSVGNILRSTGRYLLLYLLIVVAMAFLFIRLPSSFLPEEDQGVFLTMAQLPAGATQERTQKVLDEVTDYYLNQEKDNVNSVFTVNGFGFSGRGQNTGLAFVSLKNWDERPGAENKVPAITGRAMGRFSQIKDAMVFAFNLPAIVELGTATGFDFELIDQGNLGHEKLTQARNQLLGEAAKHPDLLSQVRPNGLEDTPQFKMDIDQEKAQALGVSLSDINTTLASAWGGSYVNDFIDRGRVKKVYVMSQAQYRMLPGDINNWYVRGSNGQMVPFSAFSTSHWEYGSPRLERYNGLPSMQIQGQAVEGKSTGEAMAMMEEIASKLPTGIGYDWTGMSYQERLSGNQAPALYAISLIVVFLCLAALYESWSIPFSVMLVVPLGVIGALLAASLRGLNNDVYFQVGLLTTIGLSAKNAILIVEFAKDLMEKEGKGLIEATLEAVRMRLRPILMTSLAFILGVMPLVISSGAGSGAQNAVGTGVMGGMVTATILAIFFVPVFFVVVRRRFSRKSEDIEHNHPVEHH from the coding sequence ATGGCTAAGTTTTTTATCGATCGCCCCATCTTCGCGTGGGTGATCGCCATCATCATCATGCTGGCAGGTGGCTTGTCCATTATGAAACTGCCCGTGGCGCAATATCCTTCGATTGCGCCGCCAGCGGTGACGGTTAACGCGACCTACCCGGGCGCGGATGCGAAAACGGTGCAGGATACCGTGACGCAGGTTATCGAACAGAACATGAACGGTATCGATGGCCTGATGTACATGTCCTCCACCAGCGACTCCTCGGGCACCGTGCAGATAACCCTGACGTTCGAATCTGGCACCGACGCGGATATCGCGCAGGTACAGGTGCAGAACAAACTGCAGCTCGCGATGCCGCTGCTGCCGCAGGAAGTGCAGCAGCAGGGCGTGAGCGTCGAGAAATCCTCCAGCTCGTTCCTGATGGTGTTGGGCCTTATCAACACTGACGGTTCGATGACCCAGGAAGATATCGCCGACTACGCGGGCGCGAACATTAAGGACCCGGTCAGCCGTACGGCCGGCGTGGGCGACGTGCAGCTCTTCGGTTCGCAGTACGCGATGCGTATCTGGCTTGACCCGAACAAGCTGAATAACTTCCAGCTGACACCGGTCGACGTTATCAGCGCCATTAAAGCGCAGAACGCCCAGGTCGCGGCAGGCCAGCTTGGCGGTACTCCGCCAGTTAAAGGCCAGCAGCTTAACGCCTCTATCATCGCGCAGACCCGTTTAACGTCCGCCGAAGAGTTCAGCAAAATTCTGCTGAAGGTGAACCAGGACGGCTCGCAGGTGCGCCTGAAAGACGTGGCGAAGGTTGAGCTCGGCGGCGAAAACTACGACGTTATCGCCCGCTATAACGGCCAGCCGGCGGCAGGTCTCGGTATCAAACTCGCGACCGGCGCGAACGCGCTGGATACCGCGGAAGCGGTGCGCAAGACCATTGCGGATCTGCAACCGTTCTTCCCGGCCGGTCTGAAAGTGGTTTACCCGTACGACACCACGCCGTTCGTGAAAATCTCCATTTTCGAAGTGGTGAAAACGCTGGTTGAAGCTATCGTGCTGGTGTTCCTGGTGATGTACCTGTTCCTCCAGAACTTCCGCGCGACGCTTATCCCAACCATCGCCGTACCGGTCGTTCTGCTCGGTACGTTTGCGATACTGGCGGCGTTTGGGTACTCGATAAACACGCTCACCATGTTCGGGATGGTGCTCGCCATCGGCCTGCTGGTGGATGACGCCATCGTCGTGGTGGAAAACGTCGAGCGTGTGATGGTGGAAGAAGGTCTGCCGCCCAAAGAAGCGACCCGTAAATCAATGGGTCAGATTCAGGGCGCGCTGGTCGGTATCGCGCTGGTGCTCTCGGCGGTATTTATCCCAATGGCCTTCTTCGGCGGCTCGACCGGCGCTATCTATCGTCAGTTCTCGATTACTATCGTTTCCGCGATGGTGCTGTCGGTCATTGTGGCGATGATCCTGACGCCGGCGCTGTGCGCCACCATGCTTAAGCCCGTCGCCAAAGGCGATCATGGCGAAGGCAAAAAAGGCTTCTTCGGCTGGTTTAACCGCATGTTCGACAAGAGCACGCACCACTACACCGATAGCGTAGGCAACATCCTGCGCAGCACCGGTCGTTACCTGCTGCTCTATCTGCTGATCGTCGTGGCGATGGCGTTCCTGTTCATCCGCCTGCCGAGCTCCTTCCTGCCGGAAGAAGACCAGGGCGTGTTCCTGACGATGGCGCAGCTCCCGGCGGGCGCTACCCAGGAGCGTACCCAGAAGGTGCTTGATGAGGTGACGGATTACTACCTCAACCAGGAGAAAGACAACGTTAACTCCGTCTTTACCGTTAACGGCTTTGGCTTCTCGGGTCGCGGTCAGAACACCGGTCTGGCGTTCGTCTCGCTGAAAAACTGGGATGAGCGTCCGGGCGCGGAAAACAAAGTGCCTGCGATTACCGGCCGTGCGATGGGGCGTTTCTCGCAGATTAAAGATGCGATGGTCTTCGCCTTTAACCTCCCGGCGATTGTGGAACTGGGTACGGCGACCGGCTTCGACTTCGAACTTATCGACCAGGGTAACCTTGGCCATGAGAAGCTGACGCAGGCGCGTAACCAGCTGCTCGGCGAAGCGGCGAAACACCCGGATCTGCTCTCGCAGGTGCGCCCGAACGGTCTGGAAGATACGCCGCAGTTCAAAATGGATATCGACCAGGAAAAAGCGCAGGCGCTGGGCGTCTCGCTGAGCGATATCAACACCACGCTTGCCTCCGCGTGGGGCGGCAGCTACGTCAACGACTTCATCGACCGTGGTCGCGTGAAGAAGGTGTATGTGATGTCACAGGCGCAGTACCGTATGCTGCCGGGCGATATCAACAACTGGTACGTGCGTGGCTCAAACGGGCAGATGGTGCCGTTCTCCGCCTTCTCGACCTCCCACTGGGAATACGGTTCGCCGCGTCTGGAGCGTTATAACGGTCTGCCGTCCATGCAGATCCAGGGCCAGGCGGTGGAAGGTAAGAGTACCGGTGAAGCGATGGCGATGATGGAAGAGATTGCCAGCAAGCTGCCGACCGGTATTGGCTATGACTGGACCGGTATGTCCTATCAGGAACGTCTGTCGGGCAACCAGGCGCCTGCGCTGTACGCTATTTCGCTTATCGTGGTGTTCCTGTGTCTGGCGGCGCTCTATGAGAGCTGGTCGATTCCGTTCTCGGTTATGCTGGTGGTGCCGCTCGGGGTTATCGGCGCGCTGCTGGCGGCATCGCTGCGCGGCCTTAACAACGACGTTTACTTCCAGGTGGGCCTGTTGACCACCATCGGCCTGTCGGCGAAGAACGCCATATTGATTGTGGAATTCGCCAAAGATCTGATGGAGAAAGAAGGCAAAGGGCTTATTGAGGCGACGCTGGAAGCCGTACGTATGCGTCTGCGTCCTATCCTGATGACGTCGCTGGCGTTTATCCTCGGCGTTATGCCGCTGGTTATCAGCTCCGGCGCGGGCTCCGGCGCGCAGAACGCGGTAGGTACTGGCGTCATGGGCGGGATGGTGACCGCGACTATCCTGGCTATCTTCTTCGTGCCGGTGTTCTTCGTGGTGGTCCGCCGCCGCTTCAGCCGCAAGAGTGAAGATATCGAGCACAACCATCCGGTTGAGCACCATTAA
- the acrA gene encoding multidrug efflux RND transporter periplasmic adaptor subunit AcrA, with product MNKNRGFTPLAVVLMLSGSLALTGCDGEQAQQQAPQAPEVGVVTLKSEPLQITTELPGRTSAYRVAEVRPQVSGIILKRNFEEGSEIKAGVSLYQIDPAPYQASYESAKGDLAKAQASANIAQVTLKRYQKLLGTQYISQQDYDNAQAEAQQANAAVVAAKAAVETARINLAYTKVTSPISGRIGKSAVTEGALVQNGQTTALATVQQLDPIYVDVTQSSNDFLRLKQELASGQLKQDNGKAKVTLSTADGLKYPQDGTLEFSDVTVDQTTGSITLRAIFPNPDHTLLPGMFVRARLEEGVNPNAILVPQQGVTRTPRGDATVMVVGEGDKVEVRPVTVGQAMGDKWVVTDGVKSGDRVIVTGLQKVRPGAQVKAQEVTANQQQQKSGAAGQTQSQQPQS from the coding sequence ATGAACAAAAACAGAGGATTCACGCCTCTGGCGGTCGTTCTGATGCTTTCAGGCAGCTTAGCGCTTACAGGATGTGACGGTGAACAGGCTCAGCAACAAGCGCCCCAGGCGCCCGAAGTGGGTGTAGTGACGCTGAAAAGCGAACCTCTGCAAATCACAACGGAACTGCCGGGCCGTACCAGTGCGTATCGTGTGGCGGAAGTTCGTCCTCAGGTGAGCGGTATCATCCTGAAGCGTAATTTCGAGGAAGGCAGCGAAATTAAGGCTGGCGTGTCGCTTTATCAAATCGACCCGGCGCCTTATCAGGCTTCCTATGAAAGCGCCAAAGGCGATCTCGCGAAAGCGCAGGCCAGCGCCAACATCGCTCAGGTGACGCTCAAGCGTTATCAGAAACTGCTCGGCACGCAGTATATCAGCCAGCAGGATTACGACAACGCGCAGGCCGAGGCCCAGCAGGCGAACGCGGCCGTCGTCGCGGCCAAAGCCGCGGTGGAAACCGCGCGTATCAACCTCGCGTATACCAAAGTGACCTCCCCTATCAGCGGCCGCATCGGCAAATCCGCCGTGACGGAAGGCGCGCTGGTGCAAAACGGCCAGACGACTGCGCTGGCGACCGTCCAGCAGCTTGACCCGATTTATGTCGACGTGACCCAGTCCAGCAACGATTTCCTGCGTCTCAAGCAGGAGCTGGCGAGCGGACAGCTGAAGCAGGATAACGGCAAAGCAAAAGTGACGCTCTCCACCGCTGACGGTCTGAAATATCCACAGGACGGCACGCTGGAGTTCTCCGATGTGACCGTGGATCAGACGACCGGCTCCATTACGCTGCGCGCTATCTTCCCGAACCCTGACCACACGCTGCTGCCGGGCATGTTTGTCCGCGCCCGTCTCGAAGAAGGCGTCAACCCGAACGCGATTCTGGTGCCGCAGCAGGGCGTAACGCGTACTCCACGCGGTGATGCAACCGTGATGGTGGTCGGCGAAGGCGACAAAGTCGAAGTGCGTCCGGTCACTGTTGGCCAGGCAATGGGCGACAAGTGGGTCGTTACTGACGGCGTGAAATCCGGCGATCGCGTGATCGTAACCGGGTTGCAGAAGGTTCGTCCGGGCGCGCAGGTGAAAGCGCAGGAAGTGACTGCAAACCAGCAACAGCAGAAATCCGGCGCCGCTGGTCAGACGCAGTCACAGCAACCGCAGTCTTGA
- the acrR gene encoding multidrug efflux transporter transcriptional repressor AcrR, translated as MARKTKQQALETRQHILDVAIRLFSQQGVSATSLADIAQAAGVTRGAIYWHFRNKSDLFSEIWESSEASIGDLENEYRAKFPDDPLSVLREILVYILEATVTEERRRLMMEIIYHKCEFVGEMAVVQQAHRSLCFESYDRIEQALMQCMHSGMLPKNLQTRRAAILMRSYITGLMENWLFAPQTFDLKKEARELVAILLEMYQYCPSLRHTPDAAPADATR; from the coding sequence ATGGCACGAAAAACCAAACAGCAAGCCCTGGAGACGCGTCAACACATTCTGGATGTGGCGATTCGCTTGTTCTCGCAACAGGGGGTGTCAGCCACGTCGCTGGCGGACATTGCCCAGGCGGCGGGCGTAACGCGAGGCGCCATTTACTGGCATTTCAGGAACAAGTCGGATTTATTTAGCGAAATCTGGGAATCATCAGAGGCCAGCATTGGCGATCTTGAAAATGAGTATCGGGCAAAATTCCCAGACGATCCACTCTCTGTTTTACGGGAGATTCTCGTTTATATACTTGAAGCTACGGTGACAGAAGAGCGTCGCCGTCTGATGATGGAAATAATTTATCACAAATGTGAGTTTGTTGGAGAAATGGCCGTTGTCCAGCAGGCGCACCGCAGCCTCTGTTTTGAAAGTTACGACCGTATCGAACAGGCGCTGATGCAGTGTATGCACTCCGGTATGCTGCCAAAAAACCTCCAGACCCGCCGCGCCGCGATCCTGATGCGCAGCTATATTACGGGGCTGATGGAGAACTGGCTTTTCGCCCCACAGACGTTTGATCTTAAAAAAGAAGCGCGCGAACTGGTGGCGATTTTGCTGGAGATGTATCAATACTGCCCGTCCCTGCGCCACACCCCTGACGCCGCGCCTGCGGACGCGACACGCTGA
- the mscK gene encoding mechanosensitive channel MscK, which produces MTMQHTTLSRRLTSAVFFALLLMFSALSPAVAQAASASGELPSRAEVQSQLDTLGKQKNHSAQDKLTTEDLTATLETLDKIERVKQETVQLRQQVLQAPEKMRQATDNLNALQNQDSDEVVRQTLKSLSLRQLESRVASVLDDLQTAQNDLATFNSQLVSLQTQPERVQNAMYNASQQLQQIRNRLNGTAPGEEALRPSQQGLMLAQQALLNAQIEQQRKSLEGNTVLQDALQKQRDYTNTHINRLEHQLQLLQEAVNNKRLTLTEKTAQEAIAPEDASSIQTNPLVRQELEINHQLSQRLIDSTQSGNNLVQQNIRVKNWLDRALQSERNLKEQISVLKGSLLLSRILYQQQQTLPSADELEDMTNRIADLRLEQFEVNQQRDALFQSDAFVAKLEEGHKSDINDDVHDALLQVVDMRRELLDQLNKQLGNQLMMAINLQINQQQLMSVSTNLQEMLTQQIFWVNSNKPMDWEWVKAFPQALHGQLKAMKITFNWEKAWPAMLKALLAGLPLLLIAGLIRWRFRWMRQYLNKLAGEVGQLRNDSQLHTPKAILINLIRALPVCLIILAVGLILYVMQLNISDLLWAFSKELAMFWLVFGLCWRVLEKDGMAVSHFNMPATLTSHWRRQIVRVSLALLPLLFWSVLAELSPLHLMDDVLGQSMIFLNLLLITALVWPMGRDSWRDKESHTMRLVTVTVLSFVPIALLVLTATGYFYTTLRLAGRWIDTVYLVIIWNLLYQTVLRGLSVAARRIAYRRAVARRQNMVKEGAEGAEPVEETSLALDQVNQQTLRITMLVMFALFGVVFWAIWSDLITVFAYLDSIVLWHYNGTEAGAAVTKNVTLGSILFAAVAFMVAWALIRNLPGLLEVLVLSRLKMRQGASYAITTILNYVIIAAGAMTVFGSLGVSWDKLQWLAAALSVGLGFGLQEIFGNFVSGLIILFERPVRIGDTVTIGTFSGTVSKIRIRATTITDFDRKEVIIPNKAFVTERLINWSLTDTITRVVIRLGVAYGSDLDKVREILLKAAMDHPKVMHDPEPAVFFTTFGPSSLDHELRLYVRELRDRSYTVDELNRTIDKLCRENDINIAFNQLEVHLHNNHGDTHTEVKRDLRNDNDDGEANAVKA; this is translated from the coding sequence ATGACAATGCAGCACACAACCCTTTCGCGGCGCCTGACGTCCGCTGTTTTCTTTGCCCTCCTGCTGATGTTCAGCGCGCTTTCGCCTGCCGTGGCGCAGGCGGCGTCTGCCAGCGGGGAACTCCCGTCGCGTGCCGAAGTGCAGTCGCAGCTGGATACGCTCGGCAAACAAAAAAACCACTCCGCGCAGGATAAGCTGACGACCGAAGATCTGACGGCGACGCTTGAAACGCTGGATAAAATCGAGCGCGTGAAGCAGGAGACGGTGCAGTTGCGCCAGCAGGTGTTGCAGGCGCCGGAAAAAATGCGCCAGGCGACCGACAACCTCAACGCGTTACAGAATCAGGACAGCGATGAGGTGGTGCGCCAGACATTAAAAAGCCTGTCGCTGCGCCAGCTCGAATCGCGCGTCGCATCAGTGCTTGACGATCTGCAAACCGCGCAGAACGACCTGGCGACGTTTAACAGTCAGTTAGTGTCACTACAGACACAGCCAGAGCGCGTGCAGAACGCGATGTACAACGCCTCGCAGCAGCTTCAGCAGATCCGCAATCGCCTCAACGGCACCGCGCCAGGTGAAGAAGCGTTGCGTCCTTCGCAGCAAGGATTGATGCTGGCGCAGCAGGCGTTGCTGAACGCACAGATAGAGCAGCAGCGTAAAAGTCTTGAAGGCAACACGGTGCTGCAGGACGCACTTCAGAAACAGCGCGATTACACCAACACGCATATCAACCGCCTCGAACACCAGTTGCAGTTATTGCAGGAGGCGGTCAACAACAAGCGCCTGACGCTGACAGAGAAAACCGCCCAGGAGGCGATTGCGCCGGAGGATGCCTCCAGCATTCAGACCAACCCGCTGGTGCGTCAGGAACTGGAAATCAACCATCAGCTCAGCCAGCGGCTTATCGACTCGACCCAAAGCGGCAACAATCTGGTTCAGCAGAATATCCGGGTGAAAAACTGGCTCGACCGCGCATTGCAGTCGGAGCGCAACCTGAAAGAGCAGATCTCGGTGCTAAAAGGCAGTCTGTTGCTTTCTCGTATTCTGTATCAGCAGCAACAGACGCTGCCTTCCGCCGATGAACTGGAAGACATGACGAACCGCATCGCGGATCTGCGTCTTGAGCAGTTTGAGGTCAACCAGCAACGCGACGCGCTGTTCCAGAGTGATGCGTTTGTCGCCAAACTGGAAGAAGGCCACAAGAGCGACATCAACGACGATGTGCACGACGCGCTGTTGCAGGTCGTCGATATGCGCCGCGAGCTGCTCGATCAGCTCAACAAACAGCTCGGCAATCAGCTGATGATGGCGATTAACCTGCAAATCAACCAGCAGCAGTTAATGAGCGTCAGCACCAATTTGCAGGAGATGCTCACGCAACAGATCTTCTGGGTAAACAGCAACAAGCCGATGGACTGGGAGTGGGTGAAAGCCTTCCCGCAGGCGCTACACGGCCAGTTGAAGGCCATGAAAATTACCTTTAACTGGGAAAAAGCCTGGCCTGCGATGTTAAAAGCGCTGCTCGCCGGGCTGCCATTGCTGTTGATCGCGGGGCTGATCCGCTGGCGTTTTCGCTGGATGCGCCAGTACCTGAATAAACTGGCAGGCGAAGTCGGCCAGTTGCGTAACGACAGCCAGCTGCATACGCCGAAAGCAATCCTGATAAACCTCATCCGCGCGCTGCCGGTTTGTCTGATCATTCTGGCGGTGGGGCTGATTCTTTATGTCATGCAGCTGAATATCAGCGATCTGCTCTGGGCATTCAGCAAAGAGCTGGCCATGTTCTGGCTGGTGTTTGGGCTGTGCTGGCGCGTGCTGGAAAAAGACGGCATGGCGGTGAGCCACTTTAATATGCCTGCCACGCTGACCAGCCACTGGCGACGCCAGATTGTGCGGGTGAGCCTGGCGCTGTTGCCGCTGCTGTTCTGGTCGGTGCTGGCGGAGCTGTCGCCGCTGCATCTGATGGACGACGTGCTCGGCCAGAGCATGATTTTCCTGAACCTGCTGCTCATTACCGCGCTGGTCTGGCCGATGGGCCGTGACAGCTGGCGTGATAAAGAGTCGCACACCATGCGACTGGTTACGGTAACGGTACTCTCTTTTGTGCCCATCGCGCTGCTGGTACTGACCGCGACGGGCTATTTCTATACCACGCTGCGTCTTGCCGGACGCTGGATTGATACCGTCTACCTGGTGATCATCTGGAACCTGCTCTATCAGACGGTGTTGCGTGGGTTAAGCGTTGCGGCGCGCCGTATCGCGTATCGCCGCGCTGTGGCGCGTCGTCAGAATATGGTGAAAGAAGGCGCGGAAGGCGCAGAGCCGGTGGAAGAGACCTCGCTCGCGCTCGACCAGGTCAACCAGCAGACATTACGCATCACTATGCTGGTGATGTTCGCGCTCTTCGGCGTCGTGTTCTGGGCTATCTGGTCTGATTTAATCACCGTCTTCGCTTACCTCGACAGCATCGTGCTGTGGCACTACAACGGCACCGAAGCGGGTGCGGCGGTGACGAAAAACGTAACGCTCGGCAGCATTCTGTTCGCGGCCGTGGCATTTATGGTGGCCTGGGCGCTGATCCGCAACCTGCCTGGCCTGCTGGAAGTGCTGGTGCTCTCGCGCCTGAAAATGCGCCAGGGCGCGTCCTACGCCATTACCACTATCCTCAACTACGTGATTATCGCGGCGGGCGCCATGACGGTGTTCGGCTCGCTCGGCGTGTCGTGGGATAAACTGCAATGGCTGGCGGCGGCGCTGTCGGTCGGTCTCGGTTTCGGCCTGCAGGAGATTTTCGGGAACTTCGTCTCGGGCCTGATTATCCTCTTCGAGCGCCCGGTGCGTATCGGCGATACCGTCACCATCGGCACGTTCTCCGGCACGGTCAGCAAAATCCGCATCCGCGCCACGACGATCACCGATTTCGACCGCAAAGAGGTGATCATTCCGAACAAAGCGTTTGTGACGGAGCGCCTTATCAACTGGTCGCTGACCGACACCATCACCCGCGTGGTGATCCGTCTCGGCGTGGCGTATGGATCGGATCTCGACAAAGTGCGCGAGATCTTACTGAAAGCGGCGATGGATCACCCGAAAGTGATGCACGATCCGGAGCCAGCGGTGTTCTTCACCACCTTTGGCCCAAGCTCGCTGGATCACGAGCTGCGCCTCTACGTGCGTGAACTGCGCGATCGCAGCTATACCGTGGATGAGCTGAACCGCACCATCGACAAACTGTGCCGGGAAAATGACATCAATATCGCGTTTAACCAGCTGGAAGTGCATCTGCACAACAACCACGGCGACACGCATACCGAAGTGAAACGCGACCTGCGTAACGACAACGACGACGGCGAGGCGAACGCGGTTAAAGCCTGA